In Ignavibacteria bacterium, a single window of DNA contains:
- a CDS encoding T9SS type A sorting domain-containing protein, with product MKISTLFSIVLTLFFVSTLFAQLNPPANLIGTYKPSSGTMHYGFVELKWQYTSLAATFKVYRKNPDATEFTLLKSGIRSLYFNDYNVQSNKTYEYYVVAYTSTQTSDPSNTVSVTTPPAPDWVKFTSTPVKTGNVGVAYSYDANASSNDSTAVITYSLSAFPTGMTINSGDGVIDWTPISAGHFSVKIKAESNKGGYAYQSYSISVTAPMGIVQGVVTDEVTNLPIKKGVVYFYGSTSTRYEYTYTDTNGNYSKNLQGGTYKIKFSKHGYITEYFDNKTSLETADPVVVAVGSPVTASAALGVVPPPITFTISGSVLNAANEPVRSTVQVFGVTDGSITGTSMCPITKTDSLGNYSFTLVGNKSYVVYAKPFDVAYYPEYWDNKRTFLEADKILLNENKSNINFVMDLKPVYANGVEGTVRHFASMTGVPAHVTVFKLSSGRFKVSKSVRSDSLGVYALQNLEPGMYILHAVPPRPYLPGYYKEGGIAWSWRQADTVTVTETSILQNININLRSRTDTGSAIANGKIITSSDANVSGGIVYALDVNGNVVDYGISEGDGSYILSEIPAGTYNFIVDKVDYNSNTIYNVTFDYSDNSSKVINLLINPATPTGVDDNPILKPISFALGQNYPNPFNPATNINFSIKEKSFVTLKVYNLLGKEVANLVEQVKEQGDYKIQFSASELPSGVYMYQLKSGRNTITKKMLLMK from the coding sequence ATGAAAATTAGTACACTGTTCTCTATTGTGCTTACCTTGTTTTTTGTAAGCACTCTTTTCGCACAGCTCAATCCGCCAGCAAATCTCATTGGCACTTATAAACCGAGCAGCGGGACAATGCATTACGGTTTTGTTGAGCTGAAGTGGCAGTATACAAGCTTAGCTGCTACATTTAAAGTTTATCGTAAAAACCCGGATGCAACAGAGTTTACTTTGTTAAAATCGGGAATTCGTTCACTCTATTTCAATGACTATAATGTTCAGTCAAATAAAACATATGAATATTATGTCGTTGCATATACTTCGACGCAAACCAGCGATCCGAGCAACACAGTTTCGGTCACTACTCCTCCAGCACCCGATTGGGTTAAATTTACAAGCACACCCGTAAAAACCGGAAATGTTGGAGTAGCATATTCATATGACGCAAATGCATCGAGCAATGATTCAACGGCAGTCATAACCTATTCGTTATCTGCTTTTCCAACCGGAATGACAATTAACTCTGGAGATGGAGTGATCGATTGGACGCCTATCAGCGCCGGTCACTTCTCGGTTAAAATAAAAGCTGAAAGCAACAAGGGGGGATATGCATATCAAAGTTATTCGATTTCTGTTACTGCTCCAATGGGAATCGTACAAGGTGTAGTAACAGATGAAGTGACAAATCTTCCGATTAAAAAAGGAGTGGTTTATTTCTACGGCTCAACATCTACGAGATATGAATATACTTACACCGATACTAACGGTAACTACTCGAAAAATTTACAAGGCGGAACTTATAAAATAAAATTTTCTAAACACGGTTACATCACAGAGTATTTCGATAATAAAACTTCTTTAGAAACTGCAGATCCGGTTGTGGTCGCGGTTGGATCTCCTGTAACAGCTTCTGCTGCATTAGGTGTAGTTCCACCTCCGATTACTTTCACAATATCTGGAAGTGTCTTGAACGCCGCCAATGAACCTGTGCGCTCAACTGTTCAAGTGTTCGGAGTTACAGATGGATCTATCACAGGAACATCAATGTGTCCGATTACAAAAACAGATTCACTCGGTAATTATTCATTTACATTAGTAGGAAATAAATCCTATGTCGTTTATGCAAAACCGTTTGATGTTGCTTATTATCCTGAATACTGGGATAATAAGAGAACTTTTCTTGAGGCGGATAAAATTTTACTAAATGAAAATAAGAGCAATATCAACTTCGTAATGGATTTGAAACCAGTTTATGCAAATGGAGTTGAGGGAACAGTTCGTCATTTTGCTTCAATGACTGGAGTTCCTGCACACGTTACTGTATTCAAGCTTTCGAGCGGAAGATTTAAGGTGTCTAAATCAGTTCGTTCAGACAGTCTGGGCGTTTATGCGCTTCAAAATCTTGAACCCGGGATGTACATTTTACATGCTGTACCGCCGAGACCGTATTTGCCCGGATATTATAAAGAAGGTGGAATTGCTTGGAGTTGGCGTCAAGCTGATACTGTTACAGTGACCGAGACATCTATTTTACAGAATATAAATATTAATTTGAGATCAAGAACCGACACTGGTTCTGCAATAGCAAATGGAAAAATTATAACCTCTTCCGATGCGAATGTGTCAGGCGGAATTGTTTATGCACTGGATGTTAATGGAAATGTAGTTGATTATGGAATCTCCGAAGGAGATGGAAGTTACATTTTGAGTGAAATCCCAGCTGGCACATATAATTTTATTGTTGATAAGGTAGATTATAATTCAAATACGATATATAATGTTACCTTTGACTATTCAGATAACTCTTCCAAGGTTATTAATTTATTGATTAATCCTGCGACGCCTACCGGGGTTGACGACAATCCAATTCTCAAACCGATAAGTTTTGCACTCGGACAAAATTATCCTAATCCTTTCAATCCAGCTACGAACATTAATTTCTCGATAAAAGAAAAATCGTTCGTCACTTTAAAGGTTTATAACTTATTGGGCAAGGAAGTCGCAAACTTAGTTGAACAA
- a CDS encoding DUF1858 domain-containing protein — MKTDTLQITKEVFIEDLIKIKPSSVKYLMEKGIRCLVCGEPIWGTLESAAQEKGFTRSEIETFVNDLKSLD, encoded by the coding sequence ATGAAAACTGACACACTGCAAATCACAAAAGAAGTTTTTATTGAGGATTTAATTAAAATTAAACCTTCATCCGTTAAATATTTAATGGAGAAAGGAATCCGCTGTCTTGTTTGCGGCGAACCAATTTGGGGAACGCTCGAATCAGCTGCTCAGGAGAAGGGATTTACGCGAAGCGAAATCGAAACTTTTGTAAATGACCTTAAATCACTTGACTGA
- a CDS encoding DUF2892 domain-containing protein translates to MKKNMGSLDKTIRMIVGIVLLIFALIDPQNNWWGLIGIVPLVTSFVGVCPAYLPFGLSTIKSKKK, encoded by the coding sequence ATGAAAAAAAATATGGGTTCACTCGATAAGACAATCAGAATGATTGTCGGAATTGTATTATTAATTTTTGCTTTAATTGATCCGCAAAACAATTGGTGGGGATTAATCGGTATTGTGCCGTTAGTGACATCATTCGTTGGCGTTTGTCCGGCATATCTTCCATTTGGATTGAGTACAATCAAATCGAAGAAAAAGTAA
- a CDS encoding DUF302 domain-containing protein: MNLTLKSKKNFEQALEDLQMKVTENNFRVLHVHNVRETLKEKGFEIENYSIVEVCNAKFANEVLGTNKEYGVLMPCKINVYSDKGETFLSMPLPSVMIEKFQMKGVDEIAKTVEEILIKVMEDSV; encoded by the coding sequence ATGAATCTTACATTGAAATCAAAGAAAAATTTTGAACAAGCACTTGAAGATTTACAAATGAAAGTCACAGAAAATAATTTCAGAGTGCTGCATGTACATAATGTCCGCGAAACTCTGAAAGAAAAAGGTTTTGAGATTGAAAATTATTCGATCGTTGAAGTCTGCAATGCAAAATTCGCAAATGAAGTTCTGGGTACAAACAAAGAATACGGAGTCCTTATGCCATGCAAGATAAACGTCTATTCAGACAAAGGAGAAACGTTTTTATCGATGCCGCTTCCATCTGTAATGATTGAAAAATTCCAGATGAAAGGTGTAGACGAAATTGCAAAAACCGTCGAAGAGATTTTAATAAAAGTTATGGAAGATTCTGTTTAA
- a CDS encoding thioredoxin family protein, which produces MTYVIITFAAIFTFFIVFQFYLIRKSKKIVGASIDLSHIPESIRKVLEKGKTLIYFYSPSCGPCKVQAPIIDKLKNELKNVVSVDISGDFRTARVFGVMGAPSTIILENGVVKEMFVGFKSEEVIRNAFNN; this is translated from the coding sequence ATGACTTACGTTATAATCACATTTGCAGCAATTTTCACATTTTTTATCGTTTTTCAGTTTTATTTAATTCGAAAGAGTAAGAAAATTGTCGGCGCTTCGATTGATCTGAGTCATATTCCTGAATCGATTAGAAAAGTTTTAGAAAAAGGAAAAACACTGATTTACTTTTACTCACCAAGCTGCGGACCGTGTAAGGTTCAAGCTCCGATCATAGACAAATTGAAGAATGAGCTGAAAAATGTTGTGTCCGTCGATATCAGCGGAGATTTTCGTACTGCTAGAGTTTTTGGCGTGATGGGGGCACCCTCAACAATCATCCTTGAAAATGGCGTGGTGAAAGAAATGTTCGTTGGTTTTAAGAGTGAAGAAGTTATAAGAAACGCATTTAATAATTAG
- a CDS encoding sigma-70 family RNA polymerase sigma factor, protein MIEAKELELIEKAKSGDKKSLSDLVTKYEKTVFSFAFKVCRNRDKAENTMQETFISVIKSLHQFDGNSKFSTWLYRIVVNHCLMLARSESRHSQFHSFDDDDTSIEEPAVEHWTDLPAEKVLNDELKTLMDNAIQKLGPEYRMVFLLRDVEGLSTQETADTLALSISAVKSRLHRARFFLRNELRTYFEK, encoded by the coding sequence ATGATCGAAGCGAAAGAACTTGAACTTATAGAAAAAGCTAAATCCGGAGACAAAAAATCTCTTTCGGATTTAGTTACAAAGTATGAAAAAACTGTTTTCAGTTTTGCGTTCAAGGTCTGCCGAAATAGAGATAAAGCAGAAAACACAATGCAGGAAACATTTATAAGCGTGATAAAGTCATTGCATCAGTTTGATGGTAACTCGAAATTTTCTACTTGGCTGTATCGAATTGTTGTTAATCACTGCTTAATGCTTGCACGTTCAGAAAGCCGTCACTCGCAGTTTCATTCATTCGATGATGATGACACATCGATCGAGGAGCCTGCAGTTGAACACTGGACAGATCTTCCTGCGGAAAAAGTTTTGAACGATGAACTAAAAACACTAATGGATAATGCAATCCAAAAGCTCGGTCCAGAATACAGGATGGTTTTTTTACTGCGCGATGTCGAAGGACTTTCAACGCAAGAAACAGCAGATACTCTCGCTTTAAGTATCTCAGCAGTAAAATCGCGTTTACACAGAGCAAGATTTTTTTTAAGAAATGAACTTAGAACATATTTCGAAAAATAA
- a CDS encoding RNA-binding protein — MNIYVGNLSKEVTEADLKELFSQYGVLSSTKVISDMFTQDSKGFGFVEMQSKSEAEQAIKELNGKELKGKKIIVNEARPKTDKRKSGGQNRRGGSFGGGRRY, encoded by the coding sequence ATGAACATTTACGTTGGAAATTTATCCAAAGAAGTAACAGAAGCCGATTTGAAAGAATTGTTTAGTCAATACGGCGTTCTTTCAAGTACAAAAGTGATCAGTGACATGTTCACACAGGATTCCAAGGGATTTGGATTTGTAGAAATGCAAAGCAAATCAGAAGCTGAACAAGCAATAAAAGAACTTAACGGTAAAGAGCTCAAAGGTAAAAAAATTATCGTAAACGAAGCTCGACCAAAAACCGATAAAAGAAAAAGCGGCGGACAAAATCGCCGTGGCGGTTCTTTTGGCGGCGGCCGACGTTACTAA
- a CDS encoding DUF559 domain-containing protein, protein MTQHFNRTTEKENRRKLRKRQTPTEAIIWRYLRNRQTAGIKFRRQYSVDKFIIDFYSPQLKLAIEIDGNIHDLPEQKLRDADRQNYIESFGITFLRIRNEEIFENINIVFMKIEEQIKLSLQNLH, encoded by the coding sequence ATGACACAACACTTCAACCGCACAACCGAAAAAGAAAACCGACGCAAGCTTCGGAAAAGACAAACTCCAACTGAAGCAATAATTTGGCGTTATTTACGTAATCGACAGACTGCTGGAATAAAATTCCGCCGTCAGTATTCTGTAGATAAGTTTATCATTGATTTTTACTCACCGCAGCTAAAATTAGCTATCGAGATTGACGGCAATATTCACGACCTGCCCGAGCAAAAACTCCGCGATGCAGATAGACAGAACTATATTGAGAGCTTCGGAATAACTTTTTTGCGAATCCGGAACGAAGAAATATTTGAAAACATAAACATAGTCTTTATGAAGATCGAAGAACAAATCAAACTCTCGCTTCAAAATTTACATTGA
- a CDS encoding NCS1 family nucleobase:cation symporter-1, translating to MSLFNQHGLIETDVSDIHGSSLINQDLAPTKISERTWGTYNYAALWIGMSVCIPTYMLASGLIAGGMNWWQALLTITLGNIIVLVPMILNAHAGTKFGIPFPILARVSFGTLGSNIPALLRGIVACGWFGIQTWIGGQALNSMIAILFPAWANFELGSAISFIIFWLMNVYFIIKGTESIKWLESLAAPFLILMGLVLLYWAYQKIGGFGPILNQPSKFQTSADFWKFFIPSLTGMVGFWATLSLNIPDFTRFAKSQKSQMVGQAIGLPPTMALFSFIGIAVTSATVIIFGEAIWDPVVLLSKFDSPIVIFLSLVSLLVATLTTNIAANVVSPANDFSNLYPKKINFVRGGLITAVIGIVMMPWKLISDYSAYIFGWLIGYSSFLGPIAGILICDYFLIRKRNLIVRDLYLRNGNYEYKKGFNLQAIYSLAAGVFIALIGLIVPSLRFLYDYAWFVGFAVAFIVYFILVRKKV from the coding sequence ATGAGTTTATTCAATCAACATGGTCTAATTGAAACAGACGTAAGTGATATTCATGGCAGCAGTCTGATAAATCAGGATCTTGCACCGACAAAAATCTCCGAACGAACGTGGGGAACATACAATTACGCTGCACTTTGGATTGGGATGAGCGTTTGCATTCCGACATACATGCTTGCAAGCGGTTTGATCGCTGGCGGAATGAATTGGTGGCAGGCACTGCTAACCATCACTCTTGGAAATATAATTGTATTAGTTCCAATGATCTTAAATGCTCATGCTGGCACGAAGTTCGGAATTCCATTTCCGATATTAGCACGCGTTTCATTCGGAACTCTTGGCTCGAATATTCCGGCACTCCTCAGAGGAATTGTTGCTTGCGGCTGGTTCGGAATTCAAACTTGGATCGGAGGGCAGGCATTGAATTCAATGATCGCAATTTTATTTCCGGCGTGGGCAAACTTTGAACTTGGCTCTGCTATTAGTTTTATAATTTTCTGGCTGATGAATGTTTACTTTATTATTAAAGGAACAGAATCTATCAAATGGCTCGAGTCACTCGCCGCTCCATTTTTAATTCTTATGGGATTAGTATTGTTATACTGGGCGTATCAGAAAATTGGGGGCTTCGGTCCGATTCTGAATCAGCCAAGTAAATTTCAAACATCGGCAGATTTCTGGAAATTTTTTATTCCATCATTAACCGGAATGGTAGGATTTTGGGCAACGCTGTCGCTAAACATTCCGGACTTCACAAGATTTGCGAAAAGTCAAAAATCACAAATGGTCGGACAAGCGATCGGACTTCCGCCGACAATGGCTCTATTTTCATTTATCGGAATTGCAGTGACATCAGCAACTGTAATTATTTTCGGAGAAGCGATTTGGGATCCAGTAGTTTTACTTTCAAAGTTTGACAGTCCGATAGTTATTTTTCTTTCACTTGTTTCACTGCTTGTTGCTACTCTAACCACGAATATTGCTGCAAATGTAGTTTCGCCAGCAAACGATTTCTCGAATCTTTATCCCAAGAAAATAAATTTCGTTCGCGGCGGATTGATAACGGCAGTTATTGGAATCGTTATGATGCCGTGGAAACTTATTTCGGATTACAGCGCATATATTTTTGGGTGGTTGATTGGTTATTCAAGTTTTCTCGGTCCTATAGCTGGAATTCTTATTTGTGATTATTTTTTGATAAGAAAAAGAAATTTAATTGTACGCGATTTGTATCTCCGCAATGGTAACTATGAATACAAAAAGGGATTTAATCTCCAGGCAATTTATTCACTTGCGGCGGGAGTTTTTATCGCTTTAATCGGTTTGATCGTCCCATCACTACGTTTTTTATATGACTACGCTTGGTTTGTCGGATTCGCAGTTGCGTTCATTGTTTATTTTATTTTAGTGAGAAAGAAGGTTTGA